The region TCTCAACAAACAGTCTGCACCTGGCGTTTCCTCGGACCGAGTTCTGAACCAGAATCAGGCTCCTGGTTCAGAATCTGGACGATCGTCTCAGCTGTCGACGGATCAGTTGTAGCTGTATCCGGGCAGAGGGAGCTTCTGACCCTCCTTGGCCTCGAAGAAGGTGTAGGACAGGGTGATGGTGTCCACTCGGGCCATCCGGGGGTCCTCGTCGAACTCCGGGTCGATGTAGAAGAAGACGGGCATGTCCACCTCCTCGTGAGGGTTCAGACGCTGCTCCTCGAAGCAGAAACACTGCGGAGAGACGACGGAGAACCACACGTTCAACAGCTGGACGCAGAAACATTATTCTACCGTCAAGGATACACTAGAGGCGTCCTGGGACCTGGAACAGGTCTTGTGGACTTTGGAGGACCCGGCAGCTACAGACTACCTGGATCTTGTTGAAGTACTGCCCCGCCTCGAAGGGGACCACGTTGTAGGTGGAGATGCCGATGATTGGTTTATCTGTGGGGTTCTTTGCTCTGTAGAAAGCCAGCGCCGTCTCACCTGGAACCACCTgcaaaacaagcacacacagaaaccctttacagctagtctggctccaGACCTGAGGCAGGACCAGAACAGGGCTGGTGCTGGCTCCAGACCTGAGGCAGGACCAGAACAGGGCTGGTGCTGGCTCCAGACCTGAGGCAGGACCAGAACAGGGCTGGTGCTGGCTCCAGACCTGAGGCAGGACTGAACAGGGCTGGTGCTGGCTCCAGAAAGGACCAGAACTGGGCTGTGCTGGCTCCAGACCTGAGTGGACCAGAACAGGGCTGGTGCTGGCTCCAGACCTTTGGTGCTGGCTCCAGACCTGAGGCAGGACCAGAACAGGGCTGGTGCTGCGTCGGGACTGAGGTTGAAAATGAACTGGATGTGTGAGATAGTGACGGAGTTTGTGCCGAATGAGAGACGAGAAATCAGCCGTCGCGGTCGCAGGTGTAAGACACTTGGATTGAAATCTTtgccaaataaaacacagcGTCCTAACTTCAGGTGGGCTTCATTTGGCAAAGATGTCCGCCGCTTACACGTGTCTGGTTCACGTGACGCGCCGCAGGGCTTCGACCGCATTAACATTCGCTTTAAAACGAAGGAAACGCACTGAAAATCCCCAGCGGTTCAAACGACGAGACGTTCTTCGGCGGCAGGTTCGAGGGGTCGAAGAGAACGCGACGCATTCGTGTTCTCGTATTTTGAATTTACTCTTTGGCACGAATGAAGCTCGCGCCACGCGTCTCCGCACTTTGACTTCACCTTCGTGTTTCTGACTTTCGGAGTTTAAATACCAAAAGCCAActaaaacaagaagaagagcAGTTTGCACTCACTTTATTTAAGGCGTTTCGTTCTGAACAAAGCGAGTGAATAATATTCTCTAAACGTAACGTTGAGTCGACCGCCTCATATTTGCTTCTCTTAAACTTCACGTGAAATGATTGCTCTGACATTTCTGTCGGCGCGTCGGCGTGAACGGGCGGAAACTACTGGGAACAGAAGGTCTTGGTACGAGGCCCACTGAGGAAGGAGGACCCGGGTCTTACGAAGATCTCCGTCTGCTGCGGTTTGAAGTTCCACTGCATGCTGGCGTGCCGATCTGCGTTGAAGGTGATCTTGAGGACGCGTTCCTTCACCGGCTTCATCGTCTCCACCAGATCTGCGTCGTGGCCGGCCACCGCCGTGCCGCCGAGCCCCGACGCCTGACGGGCAGAAACACAGCGGTCACACCTGCAGGCTGGAGGTGAAAAACATGTggaacaggaagttgttgttgttttgttgtcctCACCTGGCAGTAGAGCCTGTAGAGCGGCACTGCAGCGTACGACAGGCCGATCATCCCCACCCCGGCGGCGGTGATGTACGTCAGCACCGTCTTGTTCCTGGTTTtccactcctcctcctggctCTTGGACTTCCTGTTTCGGCTCTTGGCGCCTCGGCTCGGAGTGTGGACGCGCTGGGGAAGCCTCCGCC is a window of Siniperca chuatsi isolate FFG_IHB_CAS linkage group LG20, ASM2008510v1, whole genome shotgun sequence DNA encoding:
- the LOC122867436 gene encoding cytochrome c oxidase assembly protein COX11, mitochondrial, encoding MLLPLLVRPQVLLTRCVRTFRCSAPRTLHSQAEHLLRRRLPQRVHTPSRGAKSRNRKSKSQEEEWKTRNKTVLTYITAAGVGMIGLSYAAVPLYRLYCQASGLGGTAVAGHDADLVETMKPVKERVLKITFNADRHASMQWNFKPQQTEIFVVPGETALAFYRAKNPTDKPIIGISTYNVVPFEAGQYFNKIQCFCFEEQRLNPHEEVDMPVFFYIDPEFDEDPRMARVDTITLSYTFFEAKEGQKLPLPGYSYN